Proteins found in one Microbacterium sp. SSM24 genomic segment:
- the prmC gene encoding peptide chain release factor N(5)-glutamine methyltransferase, which produces MAAPEPLTTLSDALRAAIARLADAGVPDPEVDGELLAAFVLGTGRGGVQAAAIRGDVLSPDDAARLTDFVTRRATREPLQHIVGLAPFRHLELRVGPGVFVPRPETEMVAQLAIDALRAAASDSPVAVDLGTGSGAIALAMATEVPHARVFAAENSVDAFVWTKENFARVGAENAQLAFVDLAHAFPDLDGTVSVVASNPPYVPDAAIPRDPEVRFFDPPAALYGGEDGLDVVRILSGVGLRLAHPGGTIVIEHGEWQGEAIRGILRADGWRAASTHPDLTMRDRATTAIRP; this is translated from the coding sequence ATGGCTGCACCCGAACCCCTCACCACGCTGTCCGACGCGCTCCGCGCCGCGATCGCGCGCCTGGCCGACGCCGGCGTTCCCGATCCCGAGGTCGACGGCGAGCTGCTCGCCGCCTTCGTGCTGGGCACCGGCCGCGGGGGAGTGCAGGCCGCCGCGATCCGCGGAGACGTGCTCTCGCCCGACGACGCCGCGCGCCTCACCGACTTCGTGACCAGGCGCGCGACGCGCGAACCCCTGCAGCACATCGTGGGACTCGCGCCGTTCCGCCACCTGGAGCTGCGCGTCGGCCCCGGCGTCTTCGTGCCGCGGCCCGAGACCGAGATGGTCGCGCAGCTGGCGATCGATGCGCTGCGGGCCGCGGCATCCGACTCTCCCGTCGCAGTGGACCTCGGCACCGGAAGCGGCGCGATCGCCCTGGCGATGGCCACCGAAGTGCCCCATGCCCGCGTCTTCGCCGCCGAGAACTCCGTGGACGCCTTCGTGTGGACGAAGGAGAACTTCGCGCGCGTGGGCGCCGAGAACGCCCAGCTCGCGTTCGTCGACCTCGCGCACGCGTTCCCCGACCTCGACGGGACGGTCTCGGTCGTCGCGTCGAACCCGCCGTATGTTCCGGATGCCGCCATCCCGCGCGATCCGGAGGTGCGGTTCTTCGATCCGCCCGCCGCGCTCTACGGGGGAGAGGACGGCCTCGACGTCGTGCGGATCCTGAGCGGTGTGGGTCTGCGCCTGGCGCATCCCGGCGGCACGATCGTCATCGAGCACGGCGAGTGGCAGGGCGAGGCGATCCGCGGAATCCTGCGTGCGGACGGGTGGCGGGCGGCCTCGACGCACCCCGACCTCACGATGCGCGATCGGGCGACGACGGCGATCCGTCCCTGA